In Chaetodon trifascialis isolate fChaTrf1 chromosome 2, fChaTrf1.hap1, whole genome shotgun sequence, one DNA window encodes the following:
- the nansa gene encoding N-acetylneuraminic acid synthase a — protein sequence MPLKFELCPGRMIGGNHPCFIIAEIGQNHQGDIEIAKKMIKMAKDCGADCAKFQKSELEYKFNKQALERPYTSKHSWGKTYGEHKRHLEFSHEQYRELQKYAEEVGIFFTASGMDEMAVEFLQELNVPFFKVGSGDTNNFPYLEKTAKKGRPMVVSSGMQSMETMRRVYKTVKEHNQNFAILQCTSAYPLEAEDVNLRVITEYQKEFPDIPIGYSGHESGISISVAAVALGAKVIERHITLDKTWKGSDHAASLVPSELTELVRSIRLVERALGSNIKQMLPCEKPCHDKLGKSVVAKVRIPQGTVLTLDMLTVKVAEPMGVMAEDIFQLVGKTVMEDVEEDESVTPEVVDSYGKKPKC from the exons ATGCCTTTAAAGTTTGAGCTGTGTCCCGGCAGGATGATCGGAGGTAACCATCCGTGCTTCATCATAGCAGAAATTGGACAAAACCACCAGGGAGACATTGAGATTGCcaagaaaatgatcaaaatggCAAAG GACTGTGGTGCTGACTGTGCCAAATTCCAGAAGAGTGAATTAGAGTACAAATTCAACAAGCAAGCCTTAGAGCGCCCATACACTTCGAAACACTCCTGGGGTAAAACTTATGGGGAACACAAGCGCCATCTGGAGTTCAGCCATGAGCAGTACAGGGAACTGCAGAAATACGCCGAGGAGGTTGGCATCTTCTTCACTGCCTCAGGGATGGACGAG ATGGCGGTGGAGTTCCTGCAAGAGCTCAACGTGCCTTTCTTCAAAGTGGGCTCTGGAGACACCAACAACTTCCCGTATCTGGAGAAGACTGCCAAGAAAG GACGGCCCATGGTGGTCTCCAGTGGAATGCAGTCCATGGAGACGATGCGTCGGGTCTACAAAACAGTGAAGGAGCACAACCAGAACTTCGCCATCCTGCAGTGCACCAGCGCCTACCCTCTGGAAGCTGAAGATGTCAACCTTCGCGTGATAACG GAATACCAGAAAGAATTTCCAGACATTCCCATTGGGTATTCCGGCCATGAGTCTGGGATCTCTATTTCAGTTGCAGCCGTAGCTCTTGGGGCAAAGGTCATCGAACGTCATATAACCTTGGACAAGACATGGAAAGGAAGTGACCACGCCGCCTCGCTGGTGCCCTCTGAGCTAACCGAGCTTGTTCGTTCCATCCGACTGGTGGAGAGGGCGCTGGGGAGCAACATCAAGCAGATGTTACCTTGTGAGAAGCCCTGCCATGATAAG CTGGGTAAATCGGTTGTGGCCAAAGTCAGAATCCCCCAAGGAACTGTCCTGACTCTGGACATGTTGACGGTGAAGGTGGCCGAGCCCATGGGCGTCATGGCTGAGGACATCTTCCAGCTGGTCGGTAAGACGGTGATGGAGGACGTGGAGGAGGACGAGAGTGTCACGCCAGAGGTGGTGGACAGCTATGGCAAGAAGCCCAAGTGCTGA